From the genome of Patescibacteria group bacterium:
GCAGGTAATATCTAACACCTAATATCTAAAACTATGAAACCTATCAAAAAAGCGATCGTGGCCGTGGCCGGGTCGGGCACGCGGCTTCTGCCCGCCACCAAAACCATGCCTAAGGAAATGCTGCCGATTGTCAACAAGCCGATTGTCCAGCTCGTGGTTGAGGAATTGGTGGCCGGAGGCATTGAAGACATTATTTTGGTGACCAAATGGGACAAAAAACCCCTGGAAGACCATTTTGACCACAGTTGGGCCCTAGAGCAGGAACTGGAAAAATCAGGCAAGACTAAACTTTTGAAAGATATTGTCAGATTGTCGGAAATGGCCAATTTTATTTATGTGCGACAAAAAGGCCCTTATGGGAATGGCACGCCGGTTCTGTCCGCCGCCAGTCTGGTTGACGATGAGCCGTTTATGTATGTCTGGGGAGATGATTTGGTTGATTCAAAGGTGTCCTTTACCAAGCAGATGGTAAAAGATTATGAAAAAACCGGGCACTTAATGATTGGGGTGCAGGAAGTGCCGAAAGAAGAAGTGTTTCGCTACGGCATTGTTAAGCTAAAAGGCAAAACCATGCAAATAGAAGATATTGTTGAAAAGCCGTCTGTCAAAGAAGCGCCTTCCCGTTTGGCGGATTTTGGGCGCATGATCCTTGACCAAGACATAATAGATATTTTGCGCAAAACTCCCCCGGGCAAAGGCAATGA
Proteins encoded in this window:
- a CDS encoding UTP--glucose-1-phosphate uridylyltransferase; its protein translation is MKPIKKAIVAVAGSGTRLLPATKTMPKEMLPIVNKPIVQLVVEELVAGGIEDIILVTKWDKKPLEDHFDHSWALEQELEKSGKTKLLKDIVRLSEMANFIYVRQKGPYGNGTPVLSAASLVDDEPFMYVWGDDLVDSKVSFTKQMVKDYEKTGHLMIGVQEVPKEEVFRYGIVKLKGKTMQIEDIVEKPSVKEAPSRLADFGRMILDQDIIDILRKTPPGKGNELWIVDAIREYVRKGGKFFAKKIEGGEWLTTGDPLNYFKANLRYGLKDKEIGKDLKKHIRGLKL